A single genomic interval of Sulfurovum sp. TSL6 harbors:
- a CDS encoding YigZ family protein — translation MVTVTSPTVYTTEVNRSKFITHLVPISAYEGLQAELKAEHPKANHVVYALRYFNEFDQVVENASDDGEPKGCAGVPALNVLRGEAFINCAVLIVRYFGGIKLGTGGMARAYALAVKNVLKEARMVPYEKEITYVFSTNYNEVDKTLYRLKQLDLANYERDFGVDKVVWKLVGSEAKIEQLKEEGL, via the coding sequence ATGGTTACAGTTACTTCACCTACTGTATATACTACTGAAGTAAATCGTTCAAAATTCATTACGCATCTTGTACCTATTTCAGCGTATGAAGGTTTACAAGCTGAACTGAAAGCTGAACATCCCAAAGCAAATCATGTGGTCTATGCCTTACGTTATTTCAATGAATTTGATCAAGTCGTTGAAAATGCTTCTGATGATGGGGAACCCAAAGGATGTGCAGGTGTACCGGCACTGAATGTTTTGCGTGGTGAAGCATTTATCAACTGTGCAGTACTCATAGTACGTTACTTTGGCGGTATAAAGCTTGGAACAGGCGGTATGGCAAGAGCCTATGCCTTGGCAGTGAAAAATGTACTGAAAGAAGCCAGGATGGTCCCTTACGAAAAAGAAATTACCTATGTATTTTCGACAAACTATAATGAAGTGGATAAAACCCTCTATAGACTTAAACAATTAGATCTAGCGAATTATGAACGTGATTTTGGTGTGGATAAAGTGGTTTGGAAGTTAGTTGGGAGTGAAGCAAAGATTGAACAGCTGAAAGAAGAAGGCCTATAA
- a CDS encoding CDC27 family protein, which produces MYDIKQLEDQWRQYRKKKLKPWYIGTGILFVLIVSLIVFKTNLKIDFSALKTYFETSKETQSLVDDKKSEDTVALKKMEVKETVLLNDALDKLEVKDNMIEMADKVVKARDNILVDIPILDDTNEYPVEEESDISKKIHLEIIDSTSISGYKDVEKRFFESHDIDDALFLAKSYYKNGNYKKAEFWALEANKLDDNQEESLLIFVKSKVKLGHKNEALSILTSYLKQSDSQEAKKLLYRIENDKL; this is translated from the coding sequence ATGTATGATATCAAACAATTAGAGGACCAGTGGAGACAATATAGGAAAAAAAAATTAAAACCTTGGTATATAGGCACTGGTATTCTTTTTGTTTTAATTGTCTCACTTATTGTGTTTAAAACAAATCTCAAAATAGATTTTAGTGCATTGAAAACATATTTTGAGACTTCAAAAGAGACCCAGTCTCTTGTAGATGATAAAAAGTCTGAAGATACTGTAGCGCTTAAGAAAATGGAAGTAAAAGAAACTGTACTGCTTAATGATGCTTTAGATAAGTTGGAAGTAAAAGACAATATGATAGAGATGGCGGATAAAGTGGTGAAAGCACGTGATAATATACTAGTTGATATACCTATACTCGATGATACCAATGAATATCCTGTTGAAGAAGAAAGTGATATAAGTAAGAAAATACATCTAGAGATCATTGATTCTACAAGCATTTCAGGGTATAAAGATGTAGAAAAGCGTTTTTTTGAATCCCATGATATTGACGATGCTCTGTTTTTAGCAAAAAGTTATTATAAAAACGGTAATTATAAAAAAGCAGAATTTTGGGCATTAGAGGCCAATAAACTCGATGATAATCAAGAAGAAAGTTTACTTATTTTTGTCAAATCAAAGGTAAAATTGGGTCATAAAAATGAGGCCTTGTCTATTTTGACGTCATATCTGAAACAGTCAGATTCTCAAGAGGCTAAAAAGTTATTATATCGGATTGAAAATGATAAATTATAA
- a CDS encoding P-II family nitrogen regulator has protein sequence MKKIEAIIKPFKLEDVKDALVEAGIEGMTVSEVKGYGRQQGHSELYRGAEYVVEFIPKIKIEIVVSSDAYAETAIKIINESAKTGKIGDGKIFVSTIDHVVRIRTDETDADAL, from the coding sequence ATGAAAAAAATTGAAGCAATAATCAAACCATTTAAACTGGAAGATGTAAAAGATGCTCTTGTAGAAGCGGGTATTGAAGGTATGACCGTATCTGAAGTAAAAGGGTACGGAAGACAGCAAGGTCACTCAGAGCTTTACAGAGGTGCTGAATATGTGGTTGAATTTATCCCAAAAATTAAAATTGAAATTGTAGTAAGCTCGGATGCATATGCAGAGACTGCGATTAAAATTATCAACGAATCTGCGAAAACAGGTAAGATCGGTGATGGTAAGATCTTTGTAAGTACGATCGACCATGTTGTTCGTATCAGAACAGATGAAACTGACGCAGACGCACTCTAA
- a CDS encoding P-II family nitrogen regulator: protein MKKIEAIIKPFKLDDVKDALVEQGIEGMTVSEVKGYGRQQGHAELYRGAEYVVEFIPKVKIEIIVSSDDYANKAIEAIMSAAKTGKIGDGKIFVSDISKTIRIRTGEEDEEAL, encoded by the coding sequence ATGAAAAAAATTGAAGCGATCATCAAACCATTTAAACTGGACGATGTAAAGGATGCTCTTGTAGAACAAGGCATAGAGGGTATGACCGTATCTGAAGTAAAGGGGTATGGAAGACAGCAAGGTCACGCTGAACTCTACAGAGGTGCTGAGTACGTTGTGGAATTTATACCTAAGGTCAAGATAGAGATCATTGTGAGCAGTGATGATTATGCCAATAAAGCGATAGAAGCGATCATGTCTGCTGCAAAAACAGGAAAAATCGGTGATGGTAAGATATTTGTATCTGATATCTCTAAAACGATCCGTATTAGAACAGGAGAGGAAGACGAGGAGGCATTATAG
- a CDS encoding helix-turn-helix domain-containing protein: METFFSKSDKIQHIIKSFTLTKTLFVSSIIIGEAHTGKKSLARYLFPDTPVVSGNDQKEVEDALEHNDELIITNFEKLSNQNSLDFTNKRIIATADYMGNSELIDDLFAFIYAMPSLQERPEDIEYLKELFIKEACSTLMIEENTFEPEYIPLNLTKNTKSLKRSVYIHLMKQSMDTQDIEEILYHYLLKHLDGNDAYREHLGLYERPLIEAGLQKFGSQLQLSQVLGINRNTLRKKIHEHNID, encoded by the coding sequence ATGGAAACATTTTTTAGCAAATCAGATAAGATACAACATATCATCAAGAGTTTTACCCTCACAAAGACACTTTTTGTTTCATCCATCATCATCGGTGAAGCGCATACTGGTAAAAAATCACTTGCACGATACCTTTTCCCAGACACCCCTGTAGTTTCGGGTAATGATCAAAAAGAAGTTGAAGATGCACTTGAACATAATGATGAGCTTATCATCACAAATTTTGAAAAGCTCAGTAATCAAAACTCTCTTGATTTTACCAATAAACGTATTATTGCTACAGCAGATTATATGGGTAACTCAGAGCTCATTGATGATCTTTTTGCTTTTATTTATGCTATGCCATCACTGCAAGAGCGTCCTGAAGACATCGAGTATTTAAAAGAGCTGTTCATTAAAGAGGCATGTTCTACTTTAATGATAGAAGAGAATACATTTGAACCTGAGTACATCCCACTAAACCTCACAAAAAATACTAAAAGTCTCAAAAGATCTGTCTATATACACCTGATGAAACAAAGTATGGATACCCAAGACATAGAAGAGATACTTTACCACTATTTACTGAAACACCTTGATGGTAATGATGCATACAGGGAACATCTTGGCTTGTATGAGAGGCCTCTTATAGAAGCGGGGCTTCAAAAATTTGGTTCACAACTGCAACTTTCACAGGTTTTAGGTATAAACAGAAACACACTTAGAAAGAAGATACATGAGCACAACATCGATTGA
- a CDS encoding ammonium transporter — protein MEINYVLDTFFAIFAMTLIIFMVPGFAMLEAGLVRTKNVTSVLTVNVMIYAIASLAFLLIGYELAFGSWDHQDGMSKWAFFMFQMAFVGKVVNIMSGGVSERSRILPLAIFTVLVGALIYPIIVNLTWGANFLAGTALDISSLSDLAGSTVIHSTGGWALLAAILIMGPRRGRYKDNIVRVIPASNIPLVTLGALLLWIGWFGFNGGSVGSISSKENADAVALTIMNTNTAGLAGAIAGWLLTYFRYKKFDITVILNGALGGLVAVTAGPDQYDIYTPILIGAIGGALVVLFVPIFDKLRMDDPVGALSVHLVNGIWGTLAVGIFVADVSIWTQLKGILVVGIIVFPLSWVTIYIINKIFVLRANDEEQLEGIDATECGIESYPEFKRSI, from the coding sequence ATGGAAATAAATTACGTCCTAGATACCTTCTTCGCGATCTTTGCCATGACCCTCATCATCTTCATGGTGCCAGGCTTTGCAATGCTCGAAGCAGGATTGGTACGAACAAAAAATGTCACTTCTGTTCTGACAGTAAATGTGATGATCTATGCAATAGCTTCTCTGGCTTTTTTACTTATAGGCTATGAACTTGCATTTGGAAGCTGGGATCATCAGGATGGTATGAGCAAATGGGCATTTTTTATGTTTCAAATGGCATTTGTAGGTAAAGTAGTCAATATTATGAGTGGTGGAGTGAGTGAACGTTCTCGTATACTGCCTTTGGCCATATTTACGGTTCTTGTCGGAGCCTTAATCTATCCTATTATTGTAAACCTTACATGGGGAGCAAACTTTTTAGCTGGAACAGCCTTGGATATTTCATCGCTTTCTGACCTTGCAGGGTCAACCGTGATCCATTCTACCGGAGGCTGGGCACTGCTTGCAGCTATCCTCATTATGGGACCTAGACGTGGAAGATACAAAGATAATATAGTCCGTGTTATCCCAGCATCCAACATTCCTTTAGTCACATTGGGAGCTTTATTGCTCTGGATCGGTTGGTTTGGATTTAACGGTGGTTCTGTTGGATCGATCTCATCCAAAGAGAATGCTGATGCCGTTGCACTCACAATCATGAACACCAATACAGCGGGTCTTGCAGGAGCTATCGCAGGCTGGCTGCTGACTTACTTCAGATATAAGAAATTCGATATCACCGTGATACTCAATGGTGCATTAGGCGGGCTTGTCGCAGTCACAGCCGGCCCTGACCAATATGACATTTATACACCTATACTCATTGGTGCAATTGGTGGCGCTTTGGTTGTCTTATTTGTACCTATTTTCGATAAGTTGAGAATGGATGATCCTGTAGGTGCCTTATCTGTGCACTTAGTGAATGGTATCTGGGGTACACTTGCAGTAGGTATTTTTGTAGCAGATGTAAGCATCTGGACACAATTAAAAGGTATACTTGTTGTAGGTATTATTGTTTTTCCACTTTCATGGGTTACAATATATATTATTAACAAAATCTTTGTACTTCGTGCAAATGATGAAGAACAACTAGAGGGAATCGATGCGACAGAATGTGGTATAGAGTCATACCCTGAATTTAAACGTAGTATATAA
- the hemH gene encoding ferrochelatase yields MNKALFLLNMGGPNDLDEVELFLHNMFSDKNILPTNPVTRALVRKIIITKRLDDAKESYTHLGGKSPLSDLTQKLIDKLKCKLDMPIYAAMRYVPPFAGDALKQCKEDGVEELILFPMYPQYSTTTTLSSYEDIIKRCKALDYYPKITMSTCQYFDDIDYIQANVAQIEKAIGDRESSEYDLLLSAHGLPMSIIKAGDPYQRQVESNVSAIKTLLEVKGIFFKDVKLVYQSKVGSAAWLEPNLVDVLRNPVNRKVLIYPLAFTIDNSETLFELDIEHREIAEKIKYDDYRVAECMNDSDAFVNLIVKYVSKEPTPMYPCADCSICLCCGAGDNDDTSITS; encoded by the coding sequence ATGAACAAAGCACTCTTTCTTCTCAACATGGGTGGACCAAATGATTTAGATGAAGTAGAACTTTTTTTACATAATATGTTTTCAGATAAAAACATTTTACCAACAAATCCTGTGACACGTGCATTGGTTCGTAAAATTATTATAACTAAACGTCTAGATGATGCCAAAGAGAGCTATACGCATTTAGGAGGAAAATCCCCTTTATCTGATTTGACACAAAAACTTATTGATAAACTAAAATGTAAATTGGATATGCCAATTTATGCTGCCATGCGTTATGTCCCTCCTTTTGCCGGAGATGCTTTAAAGCAGTGCAAAGAGGATGGGGTAGAAGAACTTATATTATTTCCTATGTATCCGCAATACTCGACCACTACAACACTCTCTTCTTATGAAGATATAATCAAAAGATGCAAAGCCTTAGATTATTATCCAAAGATCACCATGTCGACATGTCAATATTTTGATGATATAGATTACATTCAAGCAAATGTAGCTCAGATAGAAAAGGCAATAGGGGACAGGGAGAGCAGTGAATATGATCTACTCCTGTCTGCACATGGATTACCTATGAGTATTATTAAAGCGGGAGATCCTTATCAACGTCAAGTTGAATCTAATGTGAGTGCCATTAAAACGCTCTTAGAAGTGAAAGGTATTTTCTTTAAAGACGTTAAGTTAGTCTATCAATCTAAAGTGGGGTCAGCAGCCTGGTTAGAACCTAACCTGGTGGATGTGTTACGTAATCCAGTAAATCGTAAAGTACTTATTTATCCTTTAGCCTTCACCATCGATAACTCAGAAACACTTTTTGAATTGGATATAGAACATCGTGAAATTGCTGAAAAAATTAAATATGATGATTATAGAGTAGCTGAATGTATGAATGACAGTGATGCATTTGTAAATTTAATTGTGAAATATGTTTCAAAAGAACCAACTCCAATGTATCCTTGTGCTGATTGTAGTATCTGTCTTTGCTGTGGAGCGGGAGACAATGATGATACAAGTATCACATCATAG
- a CDS encoding type II secretion system F family protein — MKYFNVTVMEKGKKRQELVKAVNKMAAINLAKQKFPMTMVMKAMETSAPLEDSLSALFSGFQKSFKSKIPLNDKISTIRQIAVMTDAGIPINDTLLEVSENTENKQLKEIYATINKDINSGNSISDAIEPYTEEFGHVAIAMTNLGERTGNISESYHKLADILETIRDNTAKFKKAIRTPLITLAAMGIAFTILIMVVVPKFKDIFSRFKTELPVPTQILLKLEWAFSNYGILILLMLLASVFAVKFFYKNNADFKYQMDKMMIHPRFYLINKAIFLSTMHKYNLVFGQLVKSGIPVSEALETAVGMVDNAAIKEKLLTVNANIGRGMSLAEAFQLTGLYENMLLQMIKAGEAGGQLDAMLDKVTEYYDMRFQDLIDNLSSYIEPIMMFFIAALVLLMALGIFMPMWDLGKAVK; from the coding sequence ATGAAATATTTTAATGTAACAGTAATGGAAAAGGGTAAAAAGCGGCAAGAGCTAGTGAAAGCTGTCAATAAAATGGCAGCGATAAACCTTGCTAAACAAAAATTCCCTATGACAATGGTGATGAAGGCTATGGAAACATCGGCTCCTCTTGAAGATAGCTTATCTGCACTTTTTTCAGGATTTCAAAAATCATTTAAATCCAAGATACCATTGAATGATAAAATATCAACGATACGACAAATAGCTGTTATGACGGATGCGGGTATTCCGATCAATGATACTTTGTTAGAAGTTTCAGAAAATACTGAAAATAAACAGCTAAAAGAGATCTATGCAACTATCAATAAAGATATTAATTCAGGTAATAGTATTTCAGATGCAATAGAGCCCTATACTGAAGAGTTTGGACATGTCGCTATAGCTATGACAAATCTTGGAGAGAGAACGGGTAATATATCCGAGTCTTACCATAAACTTGCAGATATACTTGAAACGATCAGAGATAATACAGCAAAATTTAAAAAAGCTATTAGAACACCTTTAATTACATTAGCTGCAATGGGGATTGCATTTACTATTCTAATTATGGTGGTTGTACCAAAATTTAAAGATATTTTTTCTAGATTTAAAACAGAACTTCCAGTGCCAACGCAAATACTTCTTAAACTGGAATGGGCATTCAGTAATTATGGGATACTGATCCTTTTGATGTTGCTTGCTTCCGTCTTTGCAGTGAAATTTTTCTATAAAAACAATGCAGATTTCAAATATCAGATGGATAAGATGATGATACACCCACGATTCTATCTGATCAATAAAGCGATTTTTCTCTCCACTATGCATAAATATAATTTGGTATTTGGTCAGTTGGTAAAATCAGGTATTCCTGTTTCTGAAGCGTTAGAAACAGCTGTCGGTATGGTTGATAATGCTGCGATTAAAGAAAAGTTGTTAACGGTGAATGCAAACATTGGCCGTGGTATGAGTTTGGCTGAAGCTTTTCAATTGACCGGTCTATACGAAAATATGTTGCTTCAGATGATCAAAGCTGGTGAAGCTGGTGGTCAATTAGATGCCATGCTGGATAAAGTGACTGAATATTATGATATGAGATTCCAGGATTTGATCGATAATCTTTCATCCTATATAGAGCCTATTATGATGTTCTTCATAGCAGCGTTGGTATTACTTATGGCTTTAGGTATCTTTATGCCGATGTGGGATCTTGGAAAAGCGGTGAAATAG
- a CDS encoding GspE/PulE family protein, with protein sequence MVKLIEIMLKENLITKDAISTLVKSRPPKKISFANLLAEDMIDLHTVEIFLAKKIRQGVITLSHLEKIEGINIIPIIEEVAKTLHVEYVDLDDIEIDMKLFSKLSYSQLLKYNVIPIEENDLHVLIVFDDPLDMAAQDAIQRLFPKKPIRIAISKPSQIHQHLQRLEINESIKGLVADIRKDLAQEGKADEKADESPAVLKMIDVILKQAIFVGASDIHIEALEKSCIVRVRVDGILRQSFTFDRDIFNPLASRMKLLSNLDIAEKRKPQDGRFSTTISQKDFDFRVSTLPTIFGESIVLRILDKSKAMIRLEDAGMSKFCYDRFSESIKVPYGIVLVTGPTGSGKTTTLYGALNAIKDVKDKIITVEDPVEYQMGGLQQVHVNASIGLSFADALRSILRQDPDKIMIGEIRDKETLRIAIQAALTGHLVLSTLHTNDAISAVTRILDMGIEEYLVSGALVAIQAQRLVRKICVHCKKEAVLDVALRKSVEEYLPENPTFYIGEGCKECGLSGYSGREMISEVLTVSETMSRMIASNASKEELTQQAEEEGFITMFEDGVHKALEGKTTIAEIYRVARL encoded by the coding sequence ATGGTAAAACTCATTGAAATCATGCTTAAAGAAAATCTTATCACGAAAGATGCAATTTCAACACTGGTCAAAAGCAGACCTCCTAAAAAGATATCTTTTGCAAACCTTTTAGCTGAAGATATGATCGATCTGCATACGGTTGAGATCTTTTTAGCAAAGAAGATAAGGCAAGGTGTGATCACCTTGTCACATCTTGAAAAGATAGAGGGAATAAACATTATTCCTATTATAGAAGAGGTGGCAAAAACACTACATGTAGAATATGTGGATTTGGATGATATTGAAATTGATATGAAACTGTTTTCAAAACTCTCATACAGTCAATTACTCAAATATAATGTTATTCCTATAGAAGAGAATGATCTACATGTACTTATTGTATTTGATGATCCTCTTGATATGGCAGCCCAAGATGCAATTCAAAGACTTTTCCCAAAGAAACCTATACGTATTGCTATTTCAAAACCATCACAGATCCATCAGCATTTACAGCGTCTAGAGATAAATGAGAGTATTAAAGGACTGGTTGCTGATATTCGTAAGGATTTGGCGCAAGAGGGTAAAGCAGATGAAAAAGCAGATGAATCACCTGCTGTCCTAAAGATGATTGATGTCATCTTAAAACAAGCTATCTTTGTTGGCGCAAGTGATATTCATATTGAAGCGCTTGAAAAAAGCTGTATCGTTAGAGTACGTGTTGATGGTATATTGCGTCAAAGCTTTACATTTGATAGAGATATTTTCAACCCGTTGGCTTCTAGAATGAAATTGCTTTCAAATTTGGATATTGCAGAAAAAAGAAAACCTCAGGATGGTAGATTTTCTACAACAATATCACAAAAAGATTTTGATTTTAGGGTTTCGACATTACCTACGATATTTGGTGAGTCAATCGTTCTTCGTATCTTGGATAAGTCTAAAGCGATGATCAGACTTGAAGACGCAGGGATGAGTAAATTTTGTTATGATAGATTTTCTGAATCGATCAAAGTACCTTATGGTATTGTACTTGTTACTGGACCTACAGGTTCAGGTAAAACGACCACACTTTATGGTGCACTCAATGCGATCAAAGATGTAAAAGATAAAATCATCACCGTTGAGGACCCGGTAGAATATCAAATGGGTGGATTGCAACAGGTACATGTGAATGCAAGTATCGGATTGAGTTTTGCAGATGCCCTGAGATCTATACTCAGACAGGATCCAGATAAAATTATGATCGGGGAGATTAGGGATAAGGAAACATTACGAATTGCCATTCAAGCAGCGCTTACGGGTCACCTGGTTCTCTCGACACTGCATACGAATGATGCTATCTCTGCAGTTACCAGAATTTTAGATATGGGTATTGAAGAGTATCTGGTCAGTGGAGCCTTGGTTGCTATACAAGCACAAAGACTTGTGCGTAAAATATGTGTTCACTGCAAAAAAGAGGCTGTACTTGATGTAGCACTTAGAAAATCTGTAGAAGAATATCTTCCCGAAAATCCTACTTTTTATATAGGCGAAGGATGTAAAGAGTGTGGACTTAGCGGATATTCAGGAAGAGAGATGATATCTGAAGTTTTGACTGTCAGTGAAACGATGTCACGTATGATCGCAAGCAATGCATCTAAAGAGGAATTGACACAACAAGCTGAGGAAGAAGGATTTATTACGATGTTTGAAGATGGTGTTCATAAAGCATTAGAAGGTAAAACGACTATTGCAGAAATTTATAGAGTAGCGAGGTTATAA
- the kdsB gene encoding 3-deoxy-manno-octulosonate cytidylyltransferase: protein MIIIPARIGSSRFPNKVLADIGGLPMVVRTAKAVEDIDNVVIATDSKEVIDIARTHGVQAVLTSDTHQSGTDRIYEAAQKLELDENEIIINVQGDEPFIETNVVQAIYDLTRKNKENARIMMNSCYKTISNPEADDPNIVKVVTDANDVALYFSRAKVPYPRDHHFDAYKGHLGIYGFTVKSLRQFCMLEPAPLEDIEKLEQLRALYHGYEVAMIEVNTESFGIDTMEDLEKAIKHHRL, encoded by the coding sequence ATGATTATTATCCCTGCCCGTATAGGATCGAGCCGCTTCCCCAATAAAGTCTTAGCAGATATTGGAGGATTGCCGATGGTTGTCAGAACAGCTAAGGCTGTCGAAGATATCGATAATGTTGTCATTGCTACAGACTCAAAGGAAGTTATAGACATAGCACGTACACATGGCGTTCAAGCCGTACTCACCTCGGATACACATCAAAGTGGCACCGACCGTATCTACGAAGCAGCACAAAAATTGGAATTGGATGAAAATGAGATCATTATCAATGTACAGGGAGATGAACCTTTTATCGAAACGAATGTCGTTCAAGCCATCTATGATCTGACCAGAAAAAATAAAGAAAATGCACGTATCATGATGAACTCCTGTTACAAAACCATTTCTAATCCGGAAGCGGATGATCCAAATATCGTCAAGGTTGTTACAGATGCCAATGACGTAGCACTCTATTTTTCAAGAGCAAAAGTACCTTACCCAAGAGACCATCATTTTGATGCATACAAGGGACATTTGGGTATCTATGGTTTTACTGTCAAATCATTACGTCAATTTTGTATGCTTGAGCCTGCACCATTGGAGGATATAGAAAAACTAGAACAACTCAGAGCCCTCTATCATGGCTATGAAGTTGCTATGATAGAGGTAAATACAGAAAGTTTTGGTATAGACACGATGGAAGATCTAGAAAAAGCGATTAAGCACCATCGATTATAA
- a CDS encoding ammonium transporter, whose translation MKLKLSALMAMFLPIFAFAEDKLDTGDTAWMMVSTAFVLLMTPAGLALFYGGMTRSKNVLNTYAMVMGAFVLAFVVWVIAGYSIAFGTNESAMLQNVFGGFGDVMLSGIKWTDLSGTYPTYVFIAFQGTFAAITVAIASGSVIGRMKFSTWMVIVALWGLLVYAPITHMVWGGDGALLFDAGALDFAGGTVVHMNGGLAGLVLAILVGKRAGYPKVAMKPYSILLTAVGAALLWFGWYGFNGGSAFGANAIAGLAVMTTTVATAAAAVTWMLLEWFVFKKPTLLGIASGIIAGLVAITPAAGFVSVGGAFIVGIVGAIIAFFGVVTLKKKLGYDDSLDAFGIHFLAGLWGALATGLLALDDKDLLWDGPLKESGDRMGQFMVQLESVAVVGLFTLIGTVIVYYIASAITGGARVDEETESTGLDETIHGENVVNA comes from the coding sequence ATGAAATTAAAACTTTCAGCTCTAATGGCAATGTTTTTGCCAATCTTCGCTTTCGCAGAAGATAAACTGGACACAGGTGATACAGCATGGATGATGGTATCAACAGCATTTGTACTTCTTATGACACCAGCAGGATTGGCACTTTTCTATGGTGGTATGACAAGAAGTAAAAACGTATTGAATACCTATGCAATGGTAATGGGTGCATTTGTACTTGCATTTGTAGTATGGGTCATCGCAGGTTACTCTATCGCATTTGGAACCAATGAAAGCGCTATGCTTCAAAATGTATTTGGTGGATTTGGTGATGTGATGCTTAGTGGTATTAAGTGGACTGATCTTTCTGGTACATACCCTACTTATGTATTTATAGCATTCCAAGGTACATTTGCTGCTATTACTGTAGCTATCGCTTCAGGTTCTGTTATCGGACGTATGAAGTTCTCAACATGGATGGTGATAGTTGCTCTATGGGGTCTTCTTGTTTATGCACCAATAACACACATGGTATGGGGTGGTGACGGTGCACTTCTTTTTGATGCGGGTGCACTTGATTTTGCCGGTGGTACTGTTGTGCATATGAATGGTGGTTTAGCTGGTCTCGTACTTGCGATCTTAGTAGGTAAAAGAGCTGGTTACCCTAAAGTAGCTATGAAACCATATAGTATCCTTCTTACTGCTGTAGGTGCAGCATTATTATGGTTCGGTTGGTATGGATTTAATGGTGGTTCTGCATTTGGTGCAAACGCTATCGCTGGTCTTGCTGTAATGACAACAACGGTTGCAACTGCTGCAGCTGCTGTAACTTGGATGCTACTTGAGTGGTTTGTCTTTAAAAAGCCAACACTTCTTGGTATTGCTTCAGGTATCATTGCCGGTCTTGTTGCGATTACACCTGCTGCTGGTTTTGTAAGCGTTGGTGGAGCATTTATTGTAGGTATCGTTGGTGCTATCATTGCATTCTTCGGTGTTGTAACACTTAAGAAAAAACTTGGTTATGATGATTCTCTTGATGCATTTGGTATCCACTTCTTAGCAGGTCTCTGGGGTGCTCTTGCAACTGGTCTTCTTGCACTTGATGACAAAGATCTTCTCTGGGATGGTCCACTTAAAGAGAGTGGTGACAGAATGGGACAATTCATGGTACAACTTGAATCAGTAGCCGTTGTTGGTCTCTTTACACTTATCGGAACTGTTATTGTTTACTATATCGCTTCAGCGATCACAGGTGGGGCAAGAGTAGATGAAGAAACTGAGTCAACTGGTCTTGATGAAACAATTCACGGTGAAAATGTAGTGAATGCTTAA